The following coding sequences are from one Streptomyces dengpaensis window:
- a CDS encoding SDR family oxidoreductase, translating into MTTLPELSGKVALITGASRGIGYGIAEALIARGDRVCITGRSEDALKEAVEALGADRVIGVAGKAHDEAHQAVAVERTMEAFGRVDYLVNNAGTNPVFGPIADLDLNVARKVFETNVVSALGFAQRTWHAWQKDNGGAIVNIASVAGIGASPFIGAYGISKAAMINLTVQLAHEFAPKVRVNAIAPAVVKTKFAQALYEGREAEAAASYPLGRLGVPSDIGGAAAFLTSQQSDWITGQTLVVDGGIFLNAGVG; encoded by the coding sequence ATGACCACACTTCCCGAACTCTCGGGCAAGGTCGCGCTCATCACGGGCGCGAGCCGCGGCATCGGCTACGGCATCGCGGAGGCCCTGATCGCCCGCGGCGACCGGGTCTGCATCACCGGCCGCAGCGAGGACGCGCTGAAGGAGGCCGTCGAGGCGCTCGGCGCCGACCGCGTCATCGGCGTCGCCGGCAAGGCGCACGACGAGGCCCACCAGGCCGTCGCCGTCGAGCGCACCATGGAGGCCTTCGGGCGCGTCGACTACCTGGTCAACAACGCCGGTACGAACCCGGTGTTCGGGCCGATCGCCGACCTGGACCTCAATGTGGCGCGCAAGGTCTTCGAGACCAACGTCGTCTCGGCGCTCGGCTTCGCCCAGCGGACCTGGCACGCCTGGCAGAAGGACAACGGCGGCGCGATCGTCAACATCGCCTCCGTCGCCGGCATCGGCGCCTCGCCCTTCATCGGCGCGTACGGCATCAGCAAGGCCGCCATGATCAACCTGACCGTGCAGCTGGCGCACGAGTTCGCGCCCAAGGTGCGGGTCAACGCCATCGCGCCCGCCGTGGTGAAGACCAAGTTCGCTCAGGCTCTGTACGAAGGCCGCGAGGCGGAGGCCGCCGCGTCCTACCCGCTCGGCCGGCTCGGCGTGCCCTCCGACATCGGCGGCGCCGCCGCCTTCCTCACCTCGCAGCAGTCGGACTGGATCACCGGCCAGACGCTCGTGGTCGACGGCGGCATCTTCCTGAACGCCGGAGTCGGCTGA
- a CDS encoding Rieske (2Fe-2S) protein has translation MTSESLHPVPAPARRSVVAAVGVAGLAVALTACGDDKKSSDSSSAGASSGGTGGGDNPDAGSGGGTVLAKTTDIPEGGGKVFADQGVVVTQPTAGTFKAFSSKCTHQGCAVKGIANGVITCPCHNSQFSATDGSVKKGPATQALAAADITVDGDSIKLA, from the coding sequence ATGACCAGCGAATCGCTTCACCCCGTCCCGGCACCAGCTCGCCGCTCGGTCGTGGCAGCGGTCGGCGTGGCGGGGCTCGCCGTCGCGCTGACCGCGTGCGGGGACGACAAGAAGTCGTCCGACTCCTCCAGCGCCGGCGCGAGCAGCGGGGGCACGGGCGGCGGCGACAACCCGGATGCCGGGAGCGGGGGCGGCACGGTGCTCGCCAAGACCACCGACATCCCGGAGGGCGGCGGCAAGGTCTTCGCCGACCAGGGCGTGGTGGTCACCCAGCCGACGGCGGGCACCTTCAAGGCCTTCTCGTCCAAGTGCACCCACCAGGGCTGTGCGGTGAAGGGCATTGCGAACGGTGTGATCACCTGCCCCTGCCACAACAGCCAGTTCTCCGCCACCGACGGCAGCGTGAAGAAGGGCCCCGCCACACAGGCCTTGGCCGCGGCCGACATCACCGTGGACGGCGACTCGATCAAGCTCGCGTGA
- the fabG gene encoding 3-oxoacyl-ACP reductase FabG, whose product MSTTEQRVAVVTGAARGIGAATAVRLAAEGRAVAVIDLDEAACKDTVEKITAAGGKAIAVGCDVSDEAQVEAAVARIARELGAPTILVNNAGVLRDNLLFKMSASDWDTVMNVHLRGAFLMAKAVQKHMVDAQFGRIVNLSSSSALGNRGQVNYSAAKAGLQGFTKTLAIELGKFGVTANAVAPGFIVTDMTAATAARVGMGFEDFQAAAATQIPVQRVGNPDDIANAIAFFTGEAAGFVSGQVLYVAGGPLN is encoded by the coding sequence ATGTCCACCACTGAGCAGCGCGTCGCCGTAGTCACCGGTGCCGCGCGCGGCATCGGCGCCGCGACCGCCGTACGACTGGCCGCCGAGGGCCGCGCCGTCGCGGTGATCGACCTCGACGAGGCCGCGTGCAAGGACACCGTGGAGAAGATCACCGCCGCCGGTGGCAAGGCCATCGCGGTCGGCTGCGACGTCTCCGACGAGGCCCAGGTCGAGGCCGCCGTCGCGCGGATCGCCCGGGAGCTCGGTGCGCCGACGATCCTGGTGAACAACGCGGGCGTGCTCCGCGACAACCTGCTGTTCAAGATGAGCGCGTCCGACTGGGACACGGTCATGAACGTGCATCTGCGCGGTGCCTTCCTGATGGCGAAGGCCGTCCAGAAGCACATGGTCGACGCCCAGTTCGGCCGGATCGTCAACCTGTCCTCGTCGTCGGCGCTGGGTAACCGCGGCCAGGTCAACTACTCCGCCGCCAAGGCCGGTCTGCAGGGCTTCACCAAGACCCTCGCCATCGAGCTCGGCAAGTTCGGCGTCACCGCGAACGCCGTCGCGCCCGGCTTCATCGTCACCGACATGACCGCCGCCACCGCCGCCCGCGTCGGCATGGGCTTCGAGGACTTCCAGGCCGCCGCCGCCACCCAGATCCCGGTCCAGCGCGTCGGCAACCCCGACGACATCGCCAACGCCATCGCCTTCTTCACCGGCGAGGCCGCCGGATTCGTCTCCGGCCAGGTGCTGTACGTGGCCGGCGGGCCGCTCAACTAA
- a CDS encoding ABC transporter substrate-binding protein, with the protein MRVFNRNRCLRQLAAITSITLVAGCGVLSSGSTDNEGPIVVGTTSAPSTLDPAASWDGSWELFRNIYQTLLSYPNGAVTPQPDAARMCAFSDDSNVTYRCELRPNLKFSDGDRLDAQAVKHSIDRIKKIAVPGGPAGLLGSLDRVQVRGEREIVFHLNKPDATFPFVLATPALSIVDPDDYPADAVRKDGGVVGSGPYSLQSYEEGERAELVRNDHYDGFARRKNHAVTIRYFPDSAKMVEALRDKEIDVTFRGLAASDVVELQGHDTQKGIQLLEGAGTEIRYLVFNPKDPWANKPAVRKAIAQVVDRSAIAHKVYRDTVEPLYSMVPAGLTGHTTGFFDDYGEPSPSKARKILQDADITEPVPLTLWYTTDRYGSETAPEFRELKRQLEDSGLFRVTLRSRPWKTYEAGYRKGEYPVFGRGWFPDFPDAENFIAPFVGDQNALGTPYPAPRITDSLLPSSRRESDRGAVVKEFEEAQQILVDDARLLPLWQGKQYVAASDDISGGERALDPSTIMTMWELHRKTSW; encoded by the coding sequence ATGCGCGTGTTCAACCGGAACCGATGTCTGCGTCAGCTGGCGGCGATCACGTCCATAACCCTGGTGGCAGGGTGTGGCGTCCTCTCCTCAGGATCGACCGACAACGAGGGACCGATCGTCGTGGGCACCACCAGTGCCCCGAGCACGCTGGACCCGGCTGCCTCCTGGGACGGCTCCTGGGAGCTGTTCCGCAACATCTACCAGACGCTGCTGAGCTACCCCAACGGCGCCGTGACGCCCCAGCCCGACGCGGCCAGGATGTGTGCGTTCTCGGACGACTCCAACGTCACGTACCGCTGCGAACTGCGCCCGAACCTGAAGTTCTCCGACGGCGACCGGCTCGACGCCCAGGCCGTCAAGCACTCCATTGACCGGATCAAGAAGATCGCGGTACCCGGCGGTCCCGCGGGCCTGCTCGGCAGCCTCGACCGGGTCCAGGTACGGGGCGAGCGCGAGATCGTCTTCCACCTCAACAAGCCCGACGCCACCTTCCCGTTCGTCCTGGCCACCCCCGCGCTGTCGATCGTCGACCCCGACGACTACCCCGCCGACGCCGTGCGCAAGGACGGCGGTGTCGTCGGGTCCGGGCCGTACAGCTTGCAGTCCTACGAGGAGGGCGAGCGGGCCGAACTCGTCAGGAACGACCACTACGACGGCTTCGCCCGGCGCAAGAACCACGCGGTCACCATCCGCTACTTCCCGGACTCGGCCAAGATGGTCGAGGCCCTCAGGGACAAGGAAATCGACGTCACCTTCCGTGGTCTCGCGGCCTCGGACGTCGTCGAGCTCCAGGGGCACGACACCCAGAAGGGCATCCAGCTCCTCGAAGGCGCGGGCACCGAAATCCGCTACCTGGTGTTCAACCCGAAGGACCCGTGGGCCAATAAGCCCGCCGTCCGCAAGGCGATCGCCCAGGTCGTCGACCGGTCGGCCATCGCGCACAAGGTCTACAGGGACACCGTCGAGCCGCTGTACTCCATGGTTCCGGCGGGCCTGACCGGGCACACCACCGGGTTCTTCGACGACTACGGGGAGCCCAGTCCGTCCAAGGCCCGCAAGATCCTCCAGGACGCGGACATCACCGAGCCCGTCCCGCTCACCCTGTGGTACACGACCGACCGCTACGGTTCCGAGACCGCACCGGAGTTCCGGGAGCTCAAGCGCCAGCTCGAGGACTCCGGCCTGTTCCGGGTCACGCTCAGGAGCCGCCCCTGGAAGACGTACGAAGCGGGCTACCGCAAGGGCGAGTACCCGGTGTTCGGGCGCGGCTGGTTCCCCGACTTCCCGGACGCCGAGAACTTCATCGCGCCCTTCGTGGGCGACCAGAACGCGCTCGGTACGCCCTATCCGGCCCCGCGGATCACCGACAGCCTGCTGCCCTCGTCACGCCGTGAGAGCGACCGCGGCGCCGTGGTCAAGGAGTTCGAGGAGGCCCAGCAGATTCTCGTGGACGACGCCCGGCTGCTGCCCCTGTGGCAGGGTAAGCAGTACGTGGCCGCGAGCGATGACATCTCGGGCGGCGAGCGGGCCCTGGACCCCTCGACGATCATGACGATGTGGGAGCTGCACCGCAAAACCAGCTGGTAG
- a CDS encoding HipA family kinase, which yields MLTEVTAIRYVTPLREGGSLPGLVEADDFGTYVMKFTGAGQGRKTLVAEVVCGELARRLGFRVPRLVTVGLDPVLGLGEPDQEVQELLKSSGGTNLGMDFLSGALGFDPLAFGASPEEAGRIVWFDALVNNVDRSWRNPNLLVWRGDLWLIDHGATMIWHHNWPGAQASAARPYDASEHALQSFAPDIEAAAAELAPLVTEELLAEVTAEIPEEWLADEPGFDSTDALRRAYVEPLLARAAVIHERIKGDK from the coding sequence ATGCTTACAGAAGTCACAGCGATCCGTTACGTCACGCCCCTGCGTGAGGGCGGCTCGCTGCCGGGGCTCGTCGAGGCCGACGATTTCGGGACGTACGTCATGAAGTTCACCGGCGCCGGACAGGGGCGCAAGACGCTCGTGGCGGAGGTCGTCTGCGGTGAACTCGCCCGGCGGCTCGGATTCCGGGTGCCCCGGCTCGTCACCGTCGGCCTCGACCCGGTTCTCGGACTCGGCGAGCCCGACCAGGAGGTGCAGGAACTGCTCAAGTCCAGCGGCGGCACCAACCTCGGCATGGACTTCCTGTCCGGCGCGCTCGGCTTCGACCCCCTCGCCTTCGGGGCGAGCCCCGAAGAGGCAGGGCGGATCGTCTGGTTCGACGCTCTGGTCAACAACGTCGACCGCTCCTGGCGCAACCCCAACCTGCTGGTGTGGCGCGGCGATCTGTGGCTCATCGACCACGGGGCGACCATGATCTGGCACCACAACTGGCCCGGAGCCCAGGCCTCCGCCGCGCGGCCGTACGACGCCTCCGAGCACGCCCTCCAGTCGTTCGCGCCGGATATCGAGGCCGCCGCCGCGGAGTTGGCGCCCCTCGTCACGGAGGAGCTGCTCGCCGAGGTGACCGCGGAGATCCCCGAGGAGTGGCTGGCCGACGAACCCGGCTTCGACTCGACCGACGCCCTCCGGCGGGCCTACGTGGAGCCGCTGCTCGCGCGCGCCGCCGTCATCCACGAGCGCATCAAGGGGGACAAGTGA
- a CDS encoding DUF3037 domain-containing protein yields the protein MSERTVFEYALLRVVPRIERGECINAGVLVYCRAKAYVGVRTHLDEAKLLTLDPDADVAGVRAALRAVEGVCAGGQAAGQAAHDDAGRRFRWLIAPRSTVVQPGPVHTGLTADPAAETERLLQLLVR from the coding sequence GTGAGCGAGCGGACCGTCTTCGAGTACGCGCTGCTGCGGGTCGTGCCGCGCATCGAACGCGGCGAGTGCATCAACGCGGGCGTGCTGGTGTACTGCCGTGCCAAGGCGTACGTCGGCGTGCGCACCCATCTCGACGAGGCGAAGCTGCTGACCCTCGACCCGGACGCGGACGTGGCCGGCGTACGGGCCGCGCTGCGTGCCGTCGAGGGAGTCTGCGCGGGAGGGCAAGCGGCAGGTCAGGCGGCGCACGACGACGCCGGTCGGCGGTTTCGCTGGCTCATCGCGCCGCGCTCGACGGTCGTTCAGCCGGGGCCCGTGCACACCGGGCTCACCGCCGATCCGGCGGCCGAGACGGAGCGGTTGCTCCAACTGCTGGTCAGGTAA